A genomic segment from Hypomesus transpacificus isolate Combined female chromosome 13, fHypTra1, whole genome shotgun sequence encodes:
- the fam20cb gene encoding extracellular serine/threonine protein kinase FAM20C → MKMILFRKFRVLILMVFLIACSMHIMIDLLPKLERRSNTGCSCSHTPSEEPENWAKHRVISGAESGWPNKHTLRILQDFSNEPNSNISSHSLEKITTAGDRTEALKRLEHYAQKGDNGRRFIQDSVVTKHVPVRGSRLLALFDHPLYMRALPTVTDEDTLFNVNTDIRFDPKAVENQEWHGEGTVEEYPPAGEPVADSYPNWLRFHIGINRYELYSRHNPAIDALLKDLVSQRITSVSMKSGGTQLKLIMTFQNYGQALFKPMKQTREQETPPDFFYFSDFERHNAEIAAFHLDRILDFRRVPPVAGRLVNMTKEIRDVTRDKKLWRTFFISPANNICFYGECSYYCSTEHALCGKPDQIEGSLAAFLPDLALAKRKTWRNPWRRSYHKRKKAEWEVDPDYCEEVKQTPPYNKGTRLLDIMDMTIFDFLMGNMDRHHYETFDKFGNETFIIHLDNGRGFGKHSHDEVSILVPLSQCCRVRKSTLRRVQLLVKEEYRLSSLMSESLLRDRLEPILIQPHLLALDRRLGRVLDVLQSCISKEGYASVVEDDLGERVGGREEGHTMPRGR, encoded by the exons ATGAAGATGATACTATTCCGTAAATTTCGGGTCTTGATTCTCATGGTGTTTCTGATCGCCTGCTCGATGCACATTATGATAGACTTGTTACCTAAGCTGGAGCGGCGCAGCAACACCGGCTGCTCCTGCTCGCACACGCCGAGCGAAGAGCCCGAGAACTGGGCGAAGCACCGCGTCATTTCGGGAGCGGAGTCAGGCTGGCCTAACAAGCACACTCTGAGAATCCTGCAGGACTTCAGCAACGAACCAAACTCGAATATCTCGTCTCACTCCCTGGAAAAGATTACTACGGCCGGGGACAGAACGGAGGCTTTGAAACGACTTGAACATTACGCGCAGAAAGGAGACAACGGGAGACGGTTTATACAGGACTCGGTAGTTACCAAGCACGTGCCTGTCAGAGGGTCGCGCCTGCTGGCTCTGTTCGACCATCCTCTTTACATGCGAGCTTTACCGACGGTCACAGACGAAGACACCTTGTTCAACGTCAACACGGACATCCGATTCGACCCAAAAGCCGTTGAGAATCAGGAATG GCACGGAGAAGGGACTGTGGAAGAGTACCCTCCAGCTGGAGAGCCAGTGGCTGACTCCTACCCCAACTGGCTCCGTTTTCACATAGGCATTAATAGATACGAGCTGTACTCCAGGCACAACCCTGCCATCGACGCACTTCTCAAGGACCTGGTCTCCCAGAGAATCACCAGTGTTT CTATGAAGTCTGGAGGCACCCAGCTGAAGCTCATCATGACCTTCCAGAACTACGGCCAGGCTCTGTTCAAACCCATGAA GCAGACCCGGGAGCAGGAGACCCCTCCAGACTTCTTCTACTTCTCCGACTTTGAGAGACACAATGCAGAAATCGCTGCCTTTCATCTGGACAG GATCCTGGACTTCCGGCGTGTTCCACCTGTGGCCGGCCGGCTGGTCAACATGACCAAGGAGATCAGAGATGTGACTAGGGACAAGAAGCTGTGGAGGACCTTCTTCATTTCCCctg cCAACAACATTTGCTTCTATGGCGAGTGTTCCTACTACTGCTCCACTGAGCATGCTCTGTGCGGTAAGCCAGACCAGATCGAGGGCTCGCTGGCCGCCTTCCTGCCTGACCTGGCTCTCGCCAAGCGCAAGACCTGGAGGAACCCCTGGAGACGATCCTACCACAAACGCAAGAAGGCCGA gtgggagGTGGACCCAGACTACTGTGAGGAGGTGAAGCAGACCCCTCCTTACAACAAAGGAACACGTCTACTGGACATCATGGACATGACCATATTTGACTTCCTGATGG GGAATATGGACCGCCATCATTACGAGACGTTTGACAAATTTGGAAATGAGACCTTTATTATCCACCTGGACAACGGCAGAGG GTTTGGGAAGCACTCCCATGATGAGGTGTCCATCCTGGTGCCCCTGAGTCAGTGCTGCAG ggTACGCAAGTCCACCCTCCGGCGCGTGCAGCTGCTGGTGAAGGAGGAGTACCGTCTCAGCTCCCTGATGTCTGAGTCCCTCCTCCGGGACCGCCTGGAGCCCATCCTCATCCAGCCCCACCTGCTGGCCCTGGACCGCCGCCTGGGGAGGGTCCTGGACGTCCTGCAGAGCTGCATCTCCAAGGAGGGCTACGCCAGTGTGGTGGAGGACGACCTgggagagagggttgggggCAGGGAAGAGGGCCACACCATGCCCAGGGGGAGGTAG